A single genomic interval of Lathyrus oleraceus cultivar Zhongwan6 chromosome 7, CAAS_Psat_ZW6_1.0, whole genome shotgun sequence harbors:
- the LOC127104636 gene encoding uncharacterized protein LOC127104636 — protein MNNEGTNKDQQVGKSVNNTMNRTKNVKQNSHKQWDTYISNSNITKYNKKGKRKEEKSHTLQEDRTDRLEDHHEDKHTKLKQNKDKKPVGNSYTSINMETQDTTKEMIHMREKDHKITLQDGRNGQKGGTSKVSKGKNNNEYNKNTKPNHLSHRCNNRENKDCHEDYKKIDDYNKRDTRSTRTNNMQMETWNDEAFNNDAKEGKCERNPGSKFLNHNEDKKAKE, from the exons ATGAACAATGAAGGCACCAACAAAGATCAACAAGTTGGCAAGTCTGTGAATAATACCATGAACCGAACGAAGAATGTTAAGCAAAATTCCCACAAACAATGGGATACCTACATCAGCAACAGTAATATAACTAAGTATAACAAGAAGGGTAAAAGGAAGGAAGAAAAATCACATACCTTGCAAGAAGACCGCACTGATAGGCTAGAAGATCATCATGAAGATAAACATACTAAGCTAAAGCAAAACAAGGATAAGAAACCAGTGGGTAATAGCTATACTAGCATCAACATGGAGACTCAAGACACAACAAAAGAAATGATACACATGAGGGAGAAAGACCATAAAATTACTTTGCAAGATGGGCGCAATGGGCAGAAAGGAGGAACCTCAAAAGTCAGCAAAGGGAAGAACAATAATGAATACAACAAG AATACTAAACCAAATCACCTTAGTCATAGGTGCAACAATAGAGAAAACAAGGATTGTCATGAAGACTATAAAAAAATCGACGATTACAATAAGAGGGATACCCGATCTACCCGAACGAATAACATGCAAATGGAAACCTGGAATGATGAAGCTTTCAACAATGATGCCAAGGAAGGAAAGTGCGAAAGAAACCCTGGAAGCAAATTTCTGAATCACAACGAAGATAAAAAAGCAAAAGAATAG
- the LOC127105972 gene encoding SUN domain-containing protein 4, with the protein MQRSRKALLSRRASLVHNPIKSSSSGISNSFCEVSLVFVLWGLLILFSLWVSYTDGSEEISDGVSNWKQVNHGFCEISDTADKYFIKRNDACIPSETLLYSQGGGTKANGLVGESLTLDYAVPGDFSRGEHVVESSESAVKLENDVKKSDLLSRAVPLGLDEFKSRAISSKVKSGTGQSGSVIHRLEPGGAEYNYASASKGAKVLGSNKEGKGASNILSRDKDKYLRNPCSVEEKFVIIELSEETLVDTVEIANFEHHSSNLKDFEIHGSLNFPTDVWVFLGNFTASNVRHAQRFVLKEPKWVRYLKLHLQSHYGSEFYCTLSVVEVFGVDAVERMLEDLINTQDNLFASGEGNDDKKTVSSHPDPAESEHVHQTTIEGISSDPASDISSGNHETANTKVPDPVEETRQQVGRMPGDTVLKILMQKVRSLDLNLFVLERYMEDLNSRYVNIFKDYGKDIGEKDILLQKIKEDIRNLIGQQDVIAKDARDLNSWKSRVSLQLDHLLQDNAALRFEVEKVRQKQVSLENKGVIVFLLCCIFSLIAVLWLCLDMAKNICRALLCVDRTADSRNFCVGSSWFLLLFSCIIIIFILIL; encoded by the exons ATGCAGAGATCACGTAAAGCTCTTCTTTCAAGAAGAGCTTCTCTTGTTCATAACCCTATTAAAAGTTCTTCATCTGGAATAAGTAACAGTTTTTGTGAAGTTTCTTTGGTTTTTGTTTTGTGGGGGTTACTTATTCTTTTCAGCTTATGGGTCAGTTACACAG ATGGTTCTGAAGAGATTTCAGATGGAGTATCGAATTGGAAACAAGTTAACCATGGATTTTGTGAAATCTCTGATACCGCTgataaatattttattaaaagaaaTGATGCCTGCATTCCGTCGGAGACTTTGTTATACTCTCAAGGTGGAGGTACTAAGGCTAATGGTTTAGTTGGCGAGTCACTCACGTTAGACTATGCAGTGCCCGGTGATTTTAGTAGAGGGGAGCATGTAGTTGAGAGTTCTGAATCTGCTGTCAAACTTGAAAATGATGTAAAAAAATCTGATCTCTTATCTCGGGCTGTGCCTCTTGGTCTTGATGAATTCAAGAGCAGGGCGATCAGTTCGAAAGTTAAGTCAGGCACGGGTCAATCTGGAAGTGTAATACATAGATTGGAGCCTGGTGGTGCAGAATATAATTATGCTTCGGCATCAAAGGGAGCTAAAGTTTTAGGTTCTAATAAAGAAGGCAAAGGTGCCTCTAATATCTTAAGCAGGGACAAAGACAAGTATCTTCGAAATCCATGTTCTGTGGAGGAGAAATTTGTCATTATAGAACTTTCAGAAGAAACCTTAGTAGATACTGTAGAAATAGCTAATTTTGAGCACCATTCTTCCAATTTGAAAGACTTTGAAATCCATGGAAGTCTGAACTTTCCAACAGATGTTTGGGTTTTCCTTGGGAATTTTACTGCCTCAAATGTGAGGCACGCTCAAAGGTTTGTTCTTAAAGAGCCAAAATGGGTGAGATACCTAAAGTTGCATCTTCAAAGTCACTATGGTTCAGAGTTTTATTGCACACTAAGTGTTGTTGAAGTCTTTGGCGTGGATGCCGTGGAGAGGATGCTGGAGGATTTAATAAATACTCAAGATAATTTATTTGCATCTGGAGAAGGTAATGATGATAAGAAGACAGTATCATCCCATCCTGATCCTGCTGAGAGTGAACATGTTCATCAAACTACTATTGAGGGGATCAGTTCAGACCCTGCTTCGGATATCTCTTCTGGCAATCATGAGACGGCAAACACTAAGGTTCCTGATCCAGTTGAAGAAACCCGTCAACAAGTTGGCAGAATGCCTGGGGATACTGTTCTCAAGATTCTAATGCAGAAAGTCCGTTCTCTAGACTTAAATTTATTTGTTTTGGAGCGGTATATGGAAGATTTAAACTCTAGATATGTCAATATTTTCAAAGATTACGGCAAAGACATTGGAGAAAAAGATATACTTCTACAGAAGATCAAAGAAGACATTAGGAACCTCATTGGCCAGCAGGATGTTATA GCAAAAGATGCTAGGGATCTCAATTCTTGGAAGTCTCGAGTTTCTTTGCAGTTGGATCATTTACTTCAGGACAATGCTGCTTTGAG GTTTGAAGTCGAAAAGGTCCGGCAGAAGCAGGTCTCTTTGGAAAACAAGGGTGTAATTGTGTTTTTATTATGTTGCATTTTTTCATTGATTGCTGTGTTATGGCTGTGTTTGGATATGGCTAAGAATATCTGTAGAGCACTATTATGTGTTGATAGAACAGCTGACTCCAGGAATTTTTGTGTAGGCTCTTCCTGGTTTCTTCTATTATTTAGTTGTATCATTATTATTTTCATATTAATTTTATAA